AAATGTAAATGTTTTAATACTTTCACCTATATCTAGAAGTGAAATAAAAGAAGCAGTTTCAAAAGGAATACATTTAACTATTTCTAATTTTGAAGATATAGAATATATTTTAGAAAATAAAATAGTAGGTAATTTTCATTACGCTATAGAAACTGGTATGGGTAGAATAGGCTTTATGGAAGAGGAAATTGAAAAAGCAGATAATGTATTAAAACCTGTTGGTATAGTGTCACATCTATCTTCTGCAGACTTTGATGAAGAATATACAAAATTACAAATAGAAAAATATGCTAGAATAGTTTCAAAATTAGATGTAAAATATAAACATTTGTTGAATAGTTTTGGAAGTATTAAATATAATAAAGAATATGATTTATATAGAGTTGGAATAATAATGTATGGTGGAGAAATGAATGAAATATTTGACCCTGTTATGACT
This genomic window from Streptobacillus felis contains:
- a CDS encoding alanine racemase; this encodes NVNVLILSPISRSEIKEAVSKGIHLTISNFEDIEYILENKIVGNFHYAIETGMGRIGFMEEEIEKADNVLKPVGIVSHLSSADFDEEYTKLQIEKYARIVSKLDVKYKHLLNSFGSIKYNKEYDLYRVGIIMYGGEMNEIFDPVMT